A stretch of the Geovibrio thiophilus genome encodes the following:
- a CDS encoding type II secretion system F family protein translates to MPTFTYTGVNKSGKKVKGVLDGDTKNSAVSRLMADGILVSDIRSMRDKKSFLTSFQLFSGKNAVPDIFFQLSLLLKSGIALVHALKVMSGSSARGRMRNIMMDVAGTISEGKRFSEALGKYPYTFEEMYVNLIKTAEEVGRLPEVLMDIARFEEEKKKVKGKLTSALMYPMAVLIMGMGVVGFLLSYVVPKLEGIFSAAGSDIPTSTKTLIAISSVLQSYGIFIFILVLAAAVGVRWYYRNNVKFRMKIDSRLLEIQFINHVLIARFAHVVAFQVSEGLPLTEALDNAAKVSWNRAFTSKVDAVADKVRSGDRFSDAVKRVGGFTELFEAAAATGEQSGNVAELLERVSSFFGKKSEELTTRFVSIIEPLFIMFIGIIIGFIVISIMDPLFSLNTLVR, encoded by the coding sequence ATGCCAACCTTCACATACACCGGCGTAAATAAAAGCGGAAAAAAAGTCAAAGGCGTTCTGGACGGGGACACTAAGAACTCCGCCGTGTCAAGACTCATGGCGGACGGGATACTCGTGTCCGACATACGCTCCATGCGGGATAAAAAGAGTTTTCTGACTTCATTTCAGCTTTTCAGCGGAAAAAACGCCGTGCCGGATATATTTTTTCAGCTTTCTCTGCTGCTTAAAAGCGGCATAGCTCTTGTCCATGCCCTTAAGGTAATGTCCGGTTCTTCCGCAAGGGGACGGATGCGCAACATCATGATGGATGTCGCGGGAACAATCTCAGAGGGTAAAAGATTCTCCGAGGCGCTGGGCAAATACCCGTACACCTTCGAGGAGATGTACGTAAACCTGATCAAAACGGCGGAAGAGGTAGGCAGACTGCCCGAAGTACTCATGGATATAGCCCGTTTTGAGGAGGAGAAAAAGAAGGTCAAAGGCAAGCTCACCAGTGCGCTTATGTACCCTATGGCAGTTCTGATCATGGGTATGGGCGTCGTGGGCTTCCTGCTCAGTTATGTCGTGCCTAAGCTTGAGGGGATCTTCTCAGCCGCCGGTTCAGATATTCCGACGAGCACAAAGACGCTTATCGCAATCTCGTCCGTGCTTCAGTCCTATGGTATTTTTATATTTATACTCGTACTCGCCGCCGCGGTCGGCGTTCGCTGGTACTACCGCAACAATGTTAAATTCAGAATGAAAATAGATTCCAGACTTCTGGAAATACAGTTTATAAACCATGTTCTCATCGCACGTTTCGCCCACGTTGTGGCGTTTCAGGTAAGCGAGGGTCTGCCTCTTACCGAGGCTCTGGATAATGCCGCAAAGGTTTCATGGAACAGAGCGTTCACCTCAAAGGTTGACGCAGTCGCCGATAAAGTTCGCTCCGGAGACAGGTTCTCGGACGCTGTTAAAAGAGTGGGCGGATTCACCGAGCTTTTTGAAGCCGCGGCGGCAACAGGGGAACAGTCGGGCAATGTTGCCGAGCTTCTTGAAAGGGTGAGCTCATTCTTCGGCAAAAAGTCCGAGGAGCTGACCACAAGGTTTGTTTCTATTATTGAGCCGCTGTTTATAATGTTCATCGGAATAATCATCGGCTTCATAGTGATTTCCATCATGGATCCGCTGTTCTCGCTCAATACTCTCGTCAGATAA
- a CDS encoding GspE/PulE family protein, with translation MTAYEKVLEHYLKFPDRSDFVPVAGGEDEVSVLYSGSIGLAKARFLAFHIGVNAHLVSSEKEKIFEILETLGGDVSGDEYGSSEEVFEDGEGNILSASYDDAPIIKLVNQLMIQAVKNGASDIHFEGKDNAFAVRFRVDGKLSTIRQFPKKMQDSVIARIKVISSLDVAETRKPQDGRINMKIGNRTIDVRVSTVPSVTGEKAVLRILERSKNMATLEKVGMNGHNLDIYRAALKRPNGIILVTGPTGSGKTTTLYASLLELISDDTNIVTIEDPVEYQMEKITQVQVNPAVNITFANAIRSFLRQDPDIILVGEIRDEETAQAAVQASLTGHLVLSTLHTNDAPTAVARLVDMNVEPFLISSSLLCTMGQRLVRKICPHCKTEVQSDDYVKNYFAAEGFTLPKHYMGKGCDQCFNTGYKGRTGIFEIMTINDPLRKMINDRASSTELMKEAKKHGYQRMFDYGYDLVKEGTTTPWELIAVTRID, from the coding sequence ATGACAGCCTACGAGAAGGTGCTTGAGCATTACCTTAAATTTCCGGACAGAAGCGACTTCGTGCCCGTTGCGGGCGGCGAAGATGAAGTGTCTGTTTTATACAGCGGAAGCATTGGGCTTGCCAAAGCCCGCTTCCTTGCATTTCACATAGGTGTGAATGCTCACCTTGTGTCCTCCGAAAAGGAGAAGATCTTTGAAATCCTTGAAACCCTCGGCGGAGACGTCAGCGGGGATGAATACGGCAGCAGTGAAGAGGTCTTTGAGGACGGCGAAGGGAATATTCTCTCAGCTTCCTACGATGACGCTCCGATCATCAAGCTGGTGAACCAGCTGATGATTCAGGCTGTTAAAAACGGAGCCAGCGATATTCACTTTGAAGGCAAGGACAACGCCTTTGCGGTGCGTTTCAGGGTGGACGGCAAACTCAGCACCATCCGCCAGTTTCCCAAGAAGATGCAGGATTCCGTCATAGCGCGTATCAAGGTTATATCATCACTTGATGTGGCGGAAACAAGAAAACCGCAGGACGGCAGGATAAATATGAAGATAGGCAACCGCACCATTGACGTGCGCGTTTCCACAGTCCCTTCCGTCACAGGCGAGAAGGCAGTTCTCCGTATTCTTGAACGCTCAAAAAACATGGCTACACTCGAAAAAGTAGGCATGAACGGGCATAATCTTGATATTTACAGGGCTGCGCTCAAGCGTCCCAACGGAATTATTCTCGTAACCGGTCCCACAGGCTCCGGTAAGACCACAACCCTTTACGCATCGCTCCTTGAACTCATTTCAGACGATACAAATATAGTCACCATAGAAGATCCTGTGGAATACCAGATGGAGAAGATAACACAGGTTCAGGTAAACCCCGCGGTGAATATCACCTTTGCCAATGCCATCCGCTCCTTCCTCCGTCAGGATCCGGACATAATACTCGTGGGCGAGATCAGAGATGAGGAAACCGCTCAGGCGGCAGTTCAGGCGTCGCTCACAGGTCACCTTGTGCTCTCCACACTCCATACAAACGATGCGCCCACTGCGGTTGCGAGGCTTGTTGATATGAATGTTGAGCCCTTCCTCATTTCATCATCGCTCCTCTGCACTATGGGGCAGAGGCTTGTGCGTAAGATATGTCCTCACTGCAAAACAGAAGTGCAGTCTGATGATTATGTGAAGAACTATTTCGCCGCCGAAGGCTTCACGCTGCCGAAGCATTATATGGGCAAGGGCTGCGACCAGTGCTTCAACACAGGCTATAAAGGGCGTACAGGCATATTCGAGATTATGACGATAAATGATCCGCTCCGCAAAATGATAAACGACCGCGCCTCCTCCACAGAACTGATGAAGGAAGCAAAAAAACACGGCTACCAGCGCATGTTTGACTATGGTTACGATCTTGTTAAGGAAGGAACTACCACCCCGTGGGAGCTTATTGCGGTCACAAGGATTGATTAA
- the gspD gene encoding type II secretion system secretin GspD — MKRFIVIVLLLISVNSYAQYDVNFNNMSMKDFVKFTAEFTGKNFVYDENDLRGQVTVQTGMKMNSKDVMDIFYATLELNGLTAVDKQRYIQIVKSGDVKFYGDNYVDSMTGKENGFLTTVVSPKNFNVRMLVSVLKNLSSRSGNSDILVGMNAIVIRDSADRVQKIMSILDTLEKEAAGYTVKSIIIKNGLASNVEKIVSKLYAELQKNFMTAADPVIVADDYSNVLVIAAKEGDFERINYIIDQVDSSASSAQSQPRVFYLNNSNAEDVEKVMNKLLSAVTDPKTQAVVKSQVAADKATNSIIVVGDQELYQNVEGLIEKLDIPRRQVYVEALIIETTLDSGNQFGVEWQTAAGGSSGVGTIGFTNDNGGLSSFQSAVLSDGTIPSMASGFSLGILGDIIEYDGVKFPSLSLLVNAIKSASGVNILSNPQILTLDNEEAEVFAGENRPFLTSTKYDSNNNPVQSYDYRDVGVKLKIQPHISANDYVTLSIEQEVKKVSSSTFDSSQPITLTRNTKTKVKLKNGSMVVISGLMKDDSSEDRSAVPGLSKIPLIGWLFKNTSKSYEKTNLMVFINVQIISNQDEAEELSEKKRQESVDFKNETNKTIEKSFK; from the coding sequence ATGAAGCGTTTTATAGTTATAGTTTTATTATTAATCTCCGTTAATTCGTACGCTCAGTACGATGTGAACTTCAACAACATGTCCATGAAGGATTTTGTTAAATTCACCGCAGAGTTTACCGGGAAAAACTTCGTTTACGACGAAAATGACCTCAGGGGTCAGGTAACGGTTCAGACCGGAATGAAGATGAACTCCAAGGACGTTATGGACATTTTTTACGCCACCCTTGAGCTGAACGGACTTACCGCTGTTGATAAACAGCGCTACATCCAGATCGTAAAAAGCGGCGATGTGAAGTTCTACGGCGATAACTATGTGGACAGCATGACAGGAAAAGAGAACGGTTTTCTCACCACCGTTGTTTCCCCGAAAAACTTCAACGTGCGCATGCTTGTTTCAGTGCTTAAAAACCTCAGTTCCAGAAGCGGCAACTCGGATATACTGGTTGGCATGAACGCAATTGTCATCCGTGATTCGGCAGACCGTGTGCAGAAGATAATGAGCATTCTCGACACCCTTGAGAAAGAGGCGGCGGGATATACAGTCAAAAGCATAATCATCAAAAACGGACTCGCCTCCAACGTGGAGAAAATAGTATCCAAGCTTTATGCCGAACTCCAGAAAAACTTCATGACAGCGGCTGATCCGGTGATAGTCGCCGATGATTACTCAAACGTGCTTGTAATAGCCGCCAAAGAAGGCGACTTTGAAAGGATAAACTACATAATAGATCAAGTGGACAGTTCAGCCTCCTCCGCCCAAAGCCAGCCGAGAGTTTTTTATCTCAACAACTCCAACGCTGAAGATGTGGAGAAGGTGATGAACAAGCTCCTCTCAGCCGTCACAGACCCCAAGACTCAGGCTGTGGTCAAGTCTCAGGTTGCTGCGGACAAAGCCACAAACTCAATCATCGTCGTGGGTGATCAGGAGCTTTATCAAAATGTTGAAGGACTTATAGAAAAACTCGACATACCCAGAAGACAGGTTTACGTGGAAGCGCTGATCATCGAAACCACTCTGGACAGCGGCAACCAGTTTGGTGTTGAATGGCAGACAGCGGCAGGCGGGAGCAGCGGTGTCGGCACTATTGGCTTCACAAACGATAATGGCGGACTGAGCAGCTTCCAGAGTGCCGTATTAAGTGACGGTACTATTCCGTCAATGGCAAGCGGGTTCAGCCTTGGTATCCTCGGCGATATAATAGAGTATGACGGTGTTAAGTTTCCATCACTGAGTCTTCTTGTTAACGCAATAAAATCCGCTTCCGGAGTAAACATACTCTCGAATCCGCAGATACTGACTCTTGACAACGAAGAGGCTGAGGTATTCGCCGGAGAGAACAGACCGTTCCTCACAAGCACAAAATATGATTCAAACAACAACCCCGTTCAGTCATATGACTACCGTGACGTGGGTGTTAAGCTGAAAATTCAGCCCCATATATCCGCAAACGATTATGTGACCCTTTCGATCGAACAGGAAGTCAAAAAGGTCAGTTCAAGTACATTCGATTCCTCTCAGCCGATCACGCTTACACGCAACACCAAAACCAAGGTTAAGCTGAAAAACGGTTCAATGGTTGTTATCAGCGGACTTATGAAGGACGATTCCTCCGAGGATCGTTCCGCTGTACCCGGTCTCTCAAAGATTCCGCTTATCGGGTGGCTGTTTAAAAACACAAGCAAATCCTATGAAAAAACAAACCTGATGGTGTTTATTAACGTGCAGATCATAAGCAATCAGGATGAGGCGGAAGAGCTTTCGGAAAAGAAAAGGCAGGAATCGGTAGACTTTAAGAACGAAACGAATAAAACAATTGAAAAGAGCTTTAAATGA